In Nematostella vectensis chromosome 11, jaNemVect1.1, whole genome shotgun sequence, a genomic segment contains:
- the LOC5502334 gene encoding melatonin receptor type 1B-A produces MSRNWSEPWRQRYDEELLCRSTTRDGIEATLFLVINCLSLFGNILICFVIIHTNGLRRNTTNVLIVGLAVSDILQALLGMPLTCGVLLTGKWIFGEFLCKVQGFWLLFLGFVSLHSMALTALNRYFCVVRPEVYRRVFTRKSTLLMLCAVWVFALASVTLPQISEQVTFRFQANRAACFITLTEFAENIVYTSYSVICYIALPLCVIVVCYAKVYAVIRHHKKRLRSATEDFTNTLQVPQASQQRNASNNTARHVSVEEIQSTNTLFAIVLGFGSCWIPSILVELVDSALPGGMVPRELYVTYIFLAFLSCAINPVLYSVMSRRFRRATFQALRACCSLKTATNVAPITAESIPRQSPRPSRGSTG; encoded by the exons GAGCTTCTTTGTAGAAGCACAACTAGAGATGGCATCGAAGCGACACTCTTTCTAGTGATCAACTGTTTGTCACTATTTGGTAACATCCTGATATGCTTTGTTATCATCCATACGAACGGTCTTCGCCGAAACACCACAAATGTATTGATAGTTGGCTTAGCAGTCTCAGATATCCTCCAGGCCCTCCTCGGCATGCCGCTGACTTGCGGTGTCCTTCTAACGGGAAAGTGGATCTTCGGGGAGTTCCTCTGCAAAGTCCAGGGGTTCTGGCTTTTGTTCCTAGgattcgtgtcactgcacaGCATGGCGTTGACCGCGCTCAATCGATACTTTTGCGTGGTGAGACCGGAGGTGTATCGACGTGTATTTACGAGGAAGTCCACGCTGCTTATGCTGTGCGCTGTGTGGGTGTTTGCGCTAGCGAGTGTTACTCTACCGCAGATTTCTGAACAGGTTACTTTCCGCTTTCAGGCCAATCGCGCAGCTTGTTTTATAACATTGACAGAGTTTGCTGAAAATATTGTGTACACTTCGTATTCAGTTATTTGTTATATAGCGCTACCGTTGTGCGTCATAGTGGTGTGTTATGCAAAAGTTTATGCGGTTATACGACACCACAAGAAACGTCTACGTTCTGCTACGGAG GATTTTACGAACACTCTCCAGgtaccacaggcttcccaacaGCGTAACGCATCAAACAACACGGCTCGCCATGTTTCAGTAGAAGAAATCCAGTCAACAAACACGCTTTTCGCGATCGTCCTCGGCTTCGGCTCATGCTGGATCCCTTCTATATTAGTCGAATTGGTTGACTCTGCTCTCCCCGGGGGAATGGTCCCACGGGAGTTGTATGTCACCTATATCTTCTTGGCGTTTCTGTCATGCGCAATCAACCCAGTTCTGTACAGTGTAATGAGTCGCCGCTTCCGTCGGGCTACCTTTCAAGCACTGCGCGCATGCTGTTCTCTGAAAACAGCTACGAACGTGGCACCGATAACAGCTGAGTCCATTCCCAGGCAATCACCAAGACCCTCACGGGGGTCGACAGGGTGA